GCAGTATGAAGATGTTGGTGCTGCTATTCAATTTCTGGAGTTCTGCCGCTCATTTGGCAAGGTAATTACAGAAAGCAAATAGTGGTATATTTTATTTATCATTTCGTGTGAATTGGATCATTGATGCATCTAGTACTCATTTCTAAATTTGGCTTGCGTTAGCTAGTTATGGTCAGTTAGGTTGTCTGAGAATGTTGCCGAACTAAAAAAAAATCTATTGTTTTCTTATTGCTTCTGTCTTGTTAACACAAAATAGACCATCAACTTGAGGGGCATATTGTTTATGATTTCTCAATTTATAATCTAAAGAAAGTTTATTTGCAGTTTATTTTATAATCTGGCACCAAACTTGTTATATGTgtccataatgaaaatgtttaactGTTCTTAGCTGCCTGCTTGCTTTAAGAGACCTTTTCTTCTGTATTATAAATAGAATAATGTATCCAATGATTTAAGAAGATCTGCAAAATAGGGAAGGGGCAACCAGAAGAAACTCTCAGACACTTAACTCAACACAAAGAGGTGTCTTCAGTTGTTGCTGACGTTCACATAAATCTTCTGTCTGTCATAGAAAATGGCAAACTCAAGTAAGTATACTCACAAACTGCTATTCCCTTGTCATTTTGCCCATGCAGTTAATAAATGAGTAAATGAGGTTATTTTTTTCTTAGCCGTTCTGATAAGTATCCAAGACATGGAGATGAATGGATAAGGAAAGTAGGCGAGTACATCTCTTTGACATTCCATGCAGAAGATTTCACCCTTCGGTGCTTAAATCAGGGGGTATCAGGATATAGAAGTCTGAACCCTTCTTGTAAGCTGGAGGTTCTGAATTGTCTGTGTGATGAGGCATTGTCTTCTGAGTAAGTACAAGCTACCATATTTGCTGGAATAGTTCACTTCACTACTGTCATATTAATTATCTTGTAACTTCGTTCAGAAAGTTGAGGACCTGCATTGACAATAAAGATAGAAAatgtgtggccacacaagaaaTCAAAGCTGCAACCAGAAAGGTACTTATCTTGGGAAGTTCCTTTTTTTGTGTGGTCAAGTCGCTTGGTTGACATTAATGATCATCATTTTTTGTCTTGTTTCATAGCAAAAGGAGCTAAAAAGAAGATACGATGACATGACTAAAACAATCCAAGGAGGAGATACTGCTaacaatgaggaagctaatgatatccTTTCTCAAATAAAGGAAGCAGAAGAAGTCAAGCAGGCTGCCCAGAATGGTCTGTGACAGTATGGCTTGATATATCTTCATTTCCTGCGCTCAATTTGTTTAGCTTTCTTCATCTGTGCAGTTATCAATCTGTTTGATATCTTTCACTTTTGTTTATTATATTATTTCACGTCGTCTATATTATACCATTCTGCACCTATatatttttttctagaaaatatcTTTGTAATATAAGTACTTTATTAGGTTTTATTACTCCCCATAGTCCACAAAAACATAACTTTTTGGGCATAGCTGTTTTAGAACTTTTAAAACTTTAGCCACCAATATCTTCTAAAATGTTTCGATTGAGTGTGAGAAAACCATATATATAGATTTGTGTAAAAGATACTAGCACAATATAACAATTTTATTAGGTTTTGGAgttgtaaaaaaatagaaactaataTTATATGTACTATTGTGGTAATTGTGCTAGCGTTCAAAACACTATCTTCTTAAAGACCGGAGGGAGCAGTAGAAGAAATGGTCAACATTAAGACTGGAGGGAGTGTCTAACTTTCACTAACATCAAATTGTTTGCCTACCATCCATGAATGCGTACTGACTATAGGTTAACAAATTGAAAAAATAAATGCAAGTATTATATAAACATATTGTTTGAGTAGTCCAACCCAATTGTGTTATGCATGTGGACATTCTTTTGAAACCCTGGACCGTAGAACAATCGATCTACGATAATTTTCATTAATAtaaacagtactccctccgtcccataatgtaagacgctttttggCACTAAtgtaggacggagggagtatgttacaaATAGGGGGAGCAAAATGAAAGGAAACTACAAAAGGCCTACTGATAAAAGAGAGTTGTCCAGTCCCAGCTCTAGGTATCATGATCATAGTACTAGAAGTTTACCGAGGACCACTCCTTGAAACAAAAGTAGAATCAAATCATCTTTAAGGGCATATCTCCAAATTCTGAATGGCTGGACTGGAGTTTCTGAATATCTTCCATTTCTCTGAAGCCAGATGTTCCAGCATCCCAGGACAATCTCCATATTAATAGCATTTGGTAGATCCTCAAGAGCCAACAATGTATCTTCATAACCAGAAGTACCTACTTTTCTTCCAGGAATGAGAGTGTTCCAGCAACTTTGAGCAAAATTGCAATCCCAAAACAGATGCATACGTGTTTCTTCACATTGATGATTACATATAGGACAAGAGTGATCAGTCATCATGAAACCTTTTCGTTTCAGCAAGGATCTTGTGTTAATTCTATTATGCATAGCTAACCAGAAAAAATCTTATGCTTGAGTCTACAAACAATCTTCTAGATTAATTTGAAAACTTTTAGAGCCTCAAAATCTCCCATCAGGTGTATACATTTTCATAAAGGAGAATTTGTCAGTAATTCCATTGCATTGCCATCTGTCCTTACTATTCTGATCAACCAGTGGGATTATACTTGGGACTTATGATTATATGCTTGATTAGACAAAGACATATGAAAGTTATCAGCCCAATCCCTTCTTGCACTAAAATTTTGCAAGATTCTTTTTCATTTCTAGCAAAATAATGTAACTCAAGGAATTTCTGAAGCAACAGCAAGTCAGACCGTTTATCCTGACAGAAAAGAATTGTGTCCCCTTGTCCCACAGAATATGAGGCAAAATCTTTAAAAGATGGCAGTGGCTTCAAATACACGTGGACATAACCATCCAAGAGAAGATAACCTCTTTTTTTCCGGGTGAATAGGTGTTAAGTCTTTTCAGCCTTAGCCTTATATTATATGTCACATAACTAACCGTGTAATTACGATTTAATATTTAACCTTTTTCTTGGATTAGCGTAGAGACATGAAATGATATACTAATTAAGTAATTAGTATATAGGCTTAAGATATTCTAGGTTATTTTGCACTAACTAATACATGTGAAATTAATTTAAGAGCGGAACTGATACTGGTACCACAATAGGGTTTATGGATATGGATAGTAAAGGATACCACAAAAGGAAACATATGGTAATATGTCGATACCTTAATTTATACATATGTACTCCATGATATTGTAACAATGGGATGTAAGTTTTTTTAAGACTCATGTTAAAATGGAACTTGACCAACCTTTGAGTCAAGTAAATCATGACTGATATCTGTTGGCTAACTTGTTTCCACTATTAGTGCTTTCTGTTCCCGTTTATGGAGAGCATGCACAACTACGTACAGCCATTACAAGCACCTAtgaaaaggaaaaacaaagaacACAACTTGCAAAAGACGAAGCATTCCACGCTTGGCATTGAAGAAATCATGGCCGGAGCAGCTAAGCAAGACATAACCGACCATCATAGGGGAATTATGCTCCATGTAGGACCTTGGGACTGGAGGAAGCAAAACACCTTCCATCTCTATCATTGCAGAGGGACCCTACTTCCTTGCCTTGGAACGGAAGGCACTGCTCTGTCGGGATTCAGAGTTGCTCACCCAAGAGCTAGAAGGATGCCAGCCTCGCAGCGCGAAGTAGCCCTAGAACTACCACCTACACTCGGAATATACCTTGTCGGCAACCCGCCGTTGTCCACGCACAACCAAAAGGAGCTAGAAAGGTACCAGGGACAATCGCCGAAGGAGGCAGCAAAGCATCGAGATGACACGAAGAGTAGCGGCAAGGGAGCAGAGCAACTGACTGCAAAGAAATTCTGTGAGTCCTCGGCTTTCGCTGCGCCAAGGGGAACCCTATCCCCTTCCGCAAGGATCGAAGATGCTGCACCACTGAAACCGAGTAATGCAGACCGTTATTGGGGAGCACCAACTTGAAGGACGTTTTCGGCACCTCTTTCTCTCTCATCCTCCACTTTGTTGTGAATATCTTCATCATGGCACCCGATTGTAAGGTTCTACTCCCCCTTACTCGAAATACTTGCATTCCTTGTGGGAGGGGTGTAGCAGGTTCATATTAAAGCCATTGGCTATGACTTTAAGGTATGTACTTGCATGGGCATTAATCAACTAATTCAAAGTCAATGTAAGCTAGTTATCCAACTTGAGGGGCGGAGTAAGGTTTTTGAGATGCAACAACAACCTGGCATTATCCTTGCGGCGAGAAGAAGACGTTACAGACCATCGGGCCCATTGTTTTTTATCTTGCCAAAATACAAGCAACTGTGAAAAGGATGCGTACAATGACGATAATGGAAATATGAATGTCGCATAGTGTTCTACAGGTGTCACCAATCTACCAATTTTGATGTGGAAAGCCTTGCTCTTTTCACCATTGGACAACTTCCATTTTTGGCCCACCACTGCTAGAAAACTTAGATCACCATTTGGTGAATGTACTAAGCCAAAGATCCCTCATGGCACATTCGAGAGTCATGGTGATCCTAAGACACGCACACAGGCAAGATTAGTTGGACATACACATGATGAACGGTATCCATGTGATAGTGAATTCAATATTCCTCATATGGCAACAAATTTAGGATATATAGTAAGCACAAAATGGCAATCCATATTAACCCAAGCATGTCAAAGGGGAGGGGTGGAGAGCGGAAGTTGTAGAGGATGGAGAAGGAAAGGCAAA
Above is a window of Triticum aestivum cultivar Chinese Spring chromosome 6B, IWGSC CS RefSeq v2.1, whole genome shotgun sequence DNA encoding:
- the LOC123139058 gene encoding uncharacterized protein; translated protein: MVRAAKRPKVNLVRTESNDALKDEIVVPRGTLVTCIAGMKLQYEDVGAAIQFLEFCRSFGKICKIGKGQPEETLRHLTQHKEVSSVVADVHINLLSVIENGKLNRSDKYPRHGDEWIRKVGEYISLTFHAEDFTLRCLNQGVSGYRSLNPSCKLEVLNCLCDEALSSEKLRTCIDNKDRKCVATQEIKAATRKQKELKRRYDDMTKTIQGGDTANNEEANDILSQIKEAEEVKQAAQNGL